The Neorhodopirellula lusitana genome contains a region encoding:
- a CDS encoding CHAT domain-containing protein → MIMFAQRHYRTQPSPAILLGAVVLGMLFVGPSSSVQAQLNGGGFGIPEPGGQYPSQTYFDALQVYRDGDLDNAIRGFEMALRSTRTDVNGKWIDAIPGRVMLAECYWHLGHLPACRVHLDEASRIAVRNRGWLGQLDFSVLSRGGTVHSPKSNLWPEVAAIRRLPLPNKIPFQSGQTLTEQSLAAGGVIETPTIKNIDAIEIMRCLGVMSHRRRVLMGPLSGDDAVAREVIEATKLPAGMNHPVGQSLLHAMRGSEYFSILEDKTVFDRAAKYAIVDGSVHPLTPMLLLCGLKAGTAGDDDGNLSAESRAALVSTAQQIANSAAALEQYEFIGEALQVAAGVADPSQLPRVEQSAALAARTLVRESRLASLHNYLVAADAAISANRVDAANEHLQAAVSLASRRDVRWPRLQAYGAYVAARIAAHSGQPIGVGSSGAMADSLKAMSDFILNQRDRKRPVVSMPFLYQAERVLSSLGGNVGNQSIKRVLEGYAGDVGISLWRLDPLDAMAAVYFDDSPLHRALLNIASMENNGDEVLRQTDRVLAKQFTRHLPLQGRLLQFRTLASSPANTLWAPARTVLAEPPELLKRLRDQTQQSLLPPAAPPLADPADQGANAKPNITVRSQTEAFVSEAVISELALSRMAIPEINPPAIAPTDVALIPDGVALLTFAIDSGKIHATCSREGTTRTWVVPAAARMPAMVAKLLQDIGASRSRGKRLPDDQESWRSDALKIRSYLLPDSSGWTEKGLTKIIIVPDGALWYLPFDLLPAVGTKSNPREDQPQVDDKDASLWTDNIDIQLAPTPGFALRSVAASTNADRIALVTSGFFAVRDAALNQSMVDEVMAPADDAILLSPAQVPPTERLGLEIGHLIVAAPVTPKPSDLMSSQILPADSSAARTGKKTDGNRLMDWVRLPAGSPQSVVLAGLRTAASSNKIGDGSELFIPAAALHASGVREVMFSRWPTGGQSAATMLTEVVAELPHTSLAEAARRGVMMLRSSDLAVSREPLLGKADEEVTELTGDQPLFWATYFNTSSLQLPPPVSKKVGL, encoded by the coding sequence ATGATCATGTTCGCCCAACGACACTATCGGACGCAACCCTCCCCGGCCATTTTACTGGGTGCGGTCGTCTTGGGAATGCTTTTCGTGGGGCCGTCCTCATCGGTTCAGGCCCAGCTTAACGGTGGCGGATTCGGGATTCCGGAACCCGGTGGCCAGTACCCATCCCAAACCTATTTCGACGCCTTGCAGGTTTACCGTGATGGAGACCTGGACAACGCGATTCGCGGGTTCGAGATGGCGCTGCGGTCCACTCGCACCGACGTCAATGGAAAATGGATCGACGCGATTCCCGGCCGCGTCATGCTGGCAGAATGTTATTGGCATCTGGGGCATCTGCCCGCCTGTCGAGTGCACCTGGATGAAGCTTCCCGCATCGCAGTCCGAAACCGTGGTTGGCTTGGCCAGCTCGACTTCTCGGTACTGTCGCGGGGCGGGACGGTTCACTCACCGAAGAGCAATTTGTGGCCGGAAGTTGCCGCCATTCGTCGACTTCCGTTACCTAACAAGATTCCTTTTCAATCCGGTCAAACGCTGACCGAACAAAGCCTAGCCGCCGGCGGTGTGATCGAAACGCCGACGATCAAAAACATCGATGCGATCGAAATCATGCGTTGTCTGGGGGTGATGTCTCATCGACGACGCGTCCTGATGGGGCCTCTCTCGGGCGACGATGCGGTCGCTCGAGAAGTCATCGAGGCCACCAAACTTCCCGCGGGGATGAACCATCCGGTCGGTCAAAGCCTGCTTCATGCCATGCGTGGCAGTGAGTATTTCTCGATCCTGGAAGACAAAACGGTCTTCGACCGAGCCGCCAAGTACGCCATCGTTGACGGTAGCGTCCATCCGCTGACGCCGATGTTGTTATTGTGTGGTTTGAAGGCGGGGACTGCGGGCGACGACGATGGGAACCTGAGTGCAGAAAGCCGGGCAGCCCTTGTCTCCACCGCCCAACAAATTGCGAACTCAGCCGCAGCACTGGAACAATACGAGTTCATCGGTGAAGCTTTGCAGGTCGCCGCTGGAGTGGCCGACCCGTCTCAGCTTCCTCGTGTTGAACAATCCGCCGCCTTGGCCGCCCGCACGCTTGTCCGCGAATCGAGACTGGCATCCCTGCACAACTATTTGGTTGCCGCCGATGCGGCGATCTCTGCAAACCGAGTCGACGCAGCAAACGAGCATCTTCAGGCTGCGGTTTCCTTGGCCTCCCGACGAGATGTTCGCTGGCCCCGATTGCAGGCCTACGGCGCCTACGTGGCCGCCCGAATCGCTGCACACAGTGGGCAACCGATCGGCGTGGGCAGCTCCGGAGCGATGGCGGATTCCTTGAAGGCAATGTCGGATTTCATCTTGAACCAACGTGATCGCAAACGTCCGGTCGTCTCGATGCCATTCTTGTATCAAGCCGAACGGGTTCTCAGCAGCCTGGGCGGGAACGTCGGCAACCAATCTATCAAGCGGGTGCTGGAGGGTTATGCCGGTGATGTCGGTATTTCGCTTTGGCGATTGGATCCGCTGGACGCGATGGCCGCGGTGTATTTTGACGATTCCCCGCTACACCGAGCACTACTGAACATCGCGTCAATGGAAAATAACGGCGACGAAGTCTTGCGGCAAACCGACCGGGTGCTTGCCAAGCAATTCACACGTCACTTGCCACTGCAAGGACGCCTATTGCAGTTCCGCACCCTGGCGTCTTCACCCGCCAATACGCTTTGGGCTCCCGCACGCACCGTGCTTGCCGAGCCACCGGAACTACTCAAGCGGCTACGTGATCAAACCCAACAATCGCTGCTGCCTCCCGCCGCACCTCCGTTGGCTGATCCGGCGGACCAAGGTGCCAATGCCAAACCCAATATCACAGTACGCTCACAAACGGAAGCATTCGTATCCGAAGCCGTCATCAGCGAACTGGCTCTTAGCCGCATGGCGATCCCCGAGATCAATCCACCCGCCATCGCCCCCACCGACGTCGCATTGATCCCAGACGGTGTGGCTTTGCTGACCTTTGCCATCGACAGCGGCAAAATCCACGCAACATGCAGCCGTGAAGGCACCACCCGAACTTGGGTCGTGCCGGCCGCAGCCCGCATGCCAGCCATGGTCGCCAAACTACTTCAAGACATCGGCGCCAGCCGCAGTCGCGGAAAGCGACTCCCCGACGACCAAGAGTCGTGGCGTTCGGATGCACTGAAGATTCGCTCGTACCTACTGCCGGACAGCTCTGGCTGGACAGAAAAAGGGCTGACCAAGATCATCATCGTTCCTGACGGCGCCTTGTGGTACTTGCCCTTCGATTTGTTACCAGCCGTGGGAACCAAGTCCAACCCGCGAGAAGATCAGCCCCAGGTCGACGACAAAGACGCGTCATTGTGGACTGACAACATCGACATTCAATTAGCGCCCACACCCGGTTTCGCGTTGCGTAGCGTCGCCGCGTCCACCAACGCTGACCGTATCGCGTTGGTGACCAGCGGCTTCTTTGCGGTACGCGATGCAGCGTTGAATCAGTCGATGGTCGACGAAGTGATGGCACCGGCTGACGATGCAATCTTGCTTTCACCGGCCCAAGTCCCACCCACTGAACGACTCGGACTGGAAATCGGACACCTGATCGTTGCCGCACCGGTAACCCCGAAACCTTCGGATCTGATGTCAAGTCAGATCTTACCGGCCGACAGTTCCGCGGCTCGCACTGGCAAGAAAACGGATGGGAATCGATTAATGGATTGGGTCCGATTGCCCGCCGGCTCGCCCCAATCGGTCGTCCTTGCTGGGCTCCGCACCGCAGCCTCGTCTAACAAGATCGGTGATGGTTCCGAACTGTTCATTCCCGCCGCCGCATTACACGCATCCGGCGTGCGAGAAGTCATGTTCAGTCGGTGGCCAACTGGCGGACAATCGGCCGCAACGATGCTAACCGAAGTGGTGGCCGAACTTCCGCACACCTCACTAGCCGAAGCCGCTCGTCGAGGCGTCATGATGTTGCGGTCCAGCGACCTCGCCGTTTCCCGTGAACCCTTGCTAGGCAAAGCGGATGAAGAAGTCACCGAACTGACAGGCGATCAACCGCTCTTCTGGGCAACCTACTTCAACACCAGCTCCCTGCAACTCCCACCGCCAGTATCAAAAAAAGTAGGACTGTGA
- a CDS encoding sodium:glutamate symporter has translation MIAAISIASALLLVGLVVRQSMGWFASARIPVSLIAGAIGLLVWQTCQFAFPSNDWVQSLETGPIASLRQWPGWLIAVVFAGMLLAKTNNNQPSSSHTESGGGFSPVAREGLMVWIIVLGQTTVGLWVTWLFIQPWFELPNSTAMLIETGFAGGHGTAAAMGTVLQSDSIGLVEGLDLGILMATAGLVYGLIAGMVCIHIGIRAGWTARTETSVDSEQTGPVPGAAKGVGKADVPNRGTTPMGVARVNGDAMDPLLLQIVWIALAFGIGVGLQAAVGGLAGVLETWGPFATEAVSDDASRDVLRGRLSLTSIVGSFPLFIYTLFGGAIVRALVVRTAGAHWIDSDSITRLSGTSMDLLVVAAVSTLNLEAVASLWLALLILLIAGIVWSTFCLLVLSRKILPREHWFELGLINFGMSTGTTATGFVLLRVIDPDLRTKAAEHYALAAPLSAPFIGGGMLTVGLPLLLLERVPIAVSAIGMTAIQVVLIGLAIRWKNRVDHEDQS, from the coding sequence GTGATCGCTGCAATCTCGATCGCTTCCGCTTTGTTACTTGTCGGATTGGTGGTGCGCCAGTCGATGGGCTGGTTCGCGTCCGCTCGGATTCCCGTTTCGCTGATCGCCGGAGCGATCGGCTTATTGGTTTGGCAGACGTGTCAGTTTGCTTTTCCTAGCAACGACTGGGTGCAGTCTCTGGAAACGGGGCCGATTGCCTCGCTTCGGCAATGGCCCGGTTGGTTGATCGCGGTCGTGTTTGCAGGAATGTTGCTGGCCAAAACGAACAACAACCAGCCATCCTCCTCGCACACTGAAAGCGGTGGCGGATTCAGCCCCGTCGCGCGAGAAGGGCTGATGGTGTGGATCATCGTGCTGGGTCAAACAACCGTCGGTCTGTGGGTGACGTGGCTGTTCATTCAACCTTGGTTTGAGCTTCCAAATTCGACGGCCATGTTGATCGAGACCGGGTTTGCGGGCGGTCATGGGACTGCGGCAGCGATGGGCACGGTTCTGCAGAGTGATTCGATCGGGTTGGTCGAAGGTCTCGACCTTGGCATTTTGATGGCGACCGCGGGGCTGGTTTATGGGCTGATCGCTGGAATGGTTTGTATCCACATTGGAATCCGGGCCGGTTGGACGGCAAGAACGGAAACGTCCGTGGATTCAGAGCAAACGGGTCCTGTTCCTGGTGCAGCTAAAGGTGTTGGCAAAGCGGATGTGCCCAATCGAGGCACAACGCCGATGGGGGTCGCTCGCGTCAACGGGGACGCGATGGATCCGTTGTTGCTTCAGATCGTTTGGATCGCGTTGGCTTTTGGAATCGGTGTTGGTTTGCAGGCCGCCGTGGGTGGATTGGCGGGCGTGCTGGAAACTTGGGGGCCGTTCGCGACCGAGGCGGTATCGGATGATGCCAGCCGGGATGTGTTGCGAGGGCGGTTGAGCTTAACCAGCATTGTTGGTTCGTTCCCGCTCTTTATCTACACCTTGTTCGGTGGAGCCATCGTGCGCGCATTGGTGGTGCGTACCGCGGGGGCGCACTGGATTGATTCGGATTCGATCACTCGACTTTCCGGCACGAGCATGGACTTGCTTGTCGTCGCGGCCGTTTCAACTTTGAATCTCGAAGCTGTCGCATCGTTGTGGCTGGCGTTATTGATCTTGTTGATCGCAGGCATTGTTTGGTCAACATTTTGTCTGTTGGTGCTATCGCGAAAAATCTTGCCGCGTGAGCACTGGTTTGAATTGGGGCTGATCAATTTCGGGATGTCGACCGGCACGACCGCGACCGGGTTCGTGTTGTTGAGAGTCATCGATCCAGATTTACGAACGAAGGCTGCGGAGCACTATGCCTTAGCCGCGCCTCTATCGGCACCGTTCATCGGCGGCGGGATGTTGACGGTCGGTTTGCCACTGTTGTTGCTCGAACGGGTCCCCATCGCGGTGTCGGCGATAGGGATGACGGCGATCCAAGTCGTGCTGATCGGCCTGGCAATTCGCTGGAAGAACCGTGTCGATCACGAAGACCAGTCCTAG
- a CDS encoding GMC family oxidoreductase, whose translation MTFAQRNISLQDAPTALPGHVIIGGGVCGCLLAHQLATRSNQPVWIIEAGGEQAENQSDRDRPARWLHLLGSSDDYAFSTLPNDALSGRQITWPRGRGLGGSGRINAMIWLPPHSSDLQTLADAGLDRSSLNNALETSQTLIPTEAPRFVSESSQHFLDSVQHDSNLGTFAAYQRINRFGRRWTTARLLDDLDQTSPESTARVRVIQANVNELSIRENQVEAIQLQSGRLVRDLVISADTQVVSCAGALGTPELMMRSGIQHPAIGANLHDHLIMPIIYRHSGSGFLPGRPNMNQLAAWQHGGTGPLASNIAECGGFDPSMRFQLHVTPTDYLRYPARAGDPAMTFAVSLTRPQSRGRLTLSEADTNTPAQRLQIDTGYLSDRNDVGELIEAVRWGRQLAESLQQSGWLLKESTPGVKRQSDSQLEAAIARFTQTLYHPGGSCSLGTVVDANFRACGLENLRIVDASLLPEPTFGNPTGVLAMLTCYAAQAIAGKQK comes from the coding sequence ATGACGTTCGCTCAGCGGAATATTTCGCTACAAGACGCGCCGACTGCTCTGCCCGGGCACGTCATCATCGGTGGAGGCGTTTGCGGATGCCTGCTCGCACACCAGCTTGCCACGCGATCCAATCAACCCGTTTGGATCATCGAAGCGGGCGGCGAACAGGCCGAAAACCAATCCGACCGCGATCGACCAGCGCGGTGGCTGCACCTGCTCGGCTCGTCGGACGACTACGCATTTTCGACACTGCCCAACGACGCATTATCCGGCCGCCAAATCACCTGGCCACGTGGACGTGGGCTAGGCGGCAGCGGTCGCATCAATGCGATGATCTGGTTACCGCCTCATTCGTCCGATCTACAAACACTCGCCGACGCGGGCTTGGACCGAAGCTCGCTCAACAATGCGTTAGAAACATCTCAAACACTGATCCCAACTGAGGCACCTCGGTTCGTTAGTGAGTCTTCCCAACACTTCCTTGACAGTGTCCAGCACGATTCCAATCTCGGAACCTTCGCCGCCTACCAGCGAATCAACCGGTTCGGTCGACGTTGGACGACAGCGAGGCTGCTGGATGATCTGGACCAAACCAGCCCCGAATCAACCGCTCGTGTTCGCGTCATTCAGGCGAACGTGAACGAACTTTCGATTCGCGAAAACCAAGTCGAGGCGATCCAACTGCAAAGCGGTCGCTTGGTGCGGGACCTAGTCATTTCGGCAGACACCCAAGTTGTCAGTTGCGCCGGAGCGTTGGGCACACCCGAACTAATGATGCGAAGTGGCATTCAACATCCCGCAATCGGTGCCAACCTTCACGATCACCTGATCATGCCGATCATCTACCGTCATTCGGGAAGCGGTTTCCTGCCGGGACGTCCCAACATGAACCAACTCGCCGCCTGGCAGCATGGTGGCACGGGTCCGCTTGCGTCAAACATCGCCGAATGCGGTGGGTTCGATCCCTCGATGCGTTTTCAACTGCATGTCACGCCAACGGACTACCTCCGATACCCGGCCCGTGCGGGCGATCCCGCGATGACCTTCGCCGTTAGCCTGACGCGGCCACAATCTCGCGGGCGATTGACTTTGTCTGAAGCTGACACGAACACCCCGGCTCAACGACTACAAATCGATACCGGTTACCTATCTGATCGAAACGATGTCGGCGAACTGATTGAGGCGGTTCGTTGGGGCCGGCAACTCGCTGAATCACTGCAGCAATCCGGATGGCTCCTGAAAGAGTCCACTCCGGGCGTCAAACGACAAAGCGACTCGCAACTGGAGGCCGCAATCGCCCGCTTCACTCAAACGCTCTATCACCCCGGCGGTAGCTGTTCACTCGGCACGGTCGTCGACGCGAACTTCCGAGCTTGCGGCCTGGAAAACCTGCGGATCGTGGACGCGTCACTGTTGCCCGAACCGACTTTTGGCAACCCAACAGGCGTGCTTGCCATGCTGACCTGCTACGCCGCACAAGCCATTGCTGGCAAGCAGAAATAA